One Nostoc punctiforme PCC 73102 DNA window includes the following coding sequences:
- the hisD gene encoding histidinol dehydrogenase has protein sequence MLRIITQQADVRAELQRICDRTHDEQVLHKEATVREVLQAVKRQGDKAVLHYTAEFDKQTLKAEELRVTGSELDAAYQQVSKELLGAVRLACRQIEAFHRQRVPKSWVHFGDDEVVLGKRYTPVDRAGLYVPGGRAAYPSTVLMNAIPAHVAAVPHIVMVTPPGPGGVINPAVLVAAQEAGVQEIYRIGGAQAIAALAYGTETIPKVNVITGPGNIYVTLAKKLVYGTVGIDSLAGPSEVLVIADESANAVHVAADLLAQAEHDPMAAAILLTTDAALAKNVQVALERQLVDHPRRIDTEKAIAHYGLIVLVESLQAAAELSNEFAPEHLELEVKDPWALLPEIRHAGAIFLGYSTPEAVGDYLAGPNHTLPTSGAARYASALGVETFLKHSSIIQYSQTALQNVAGAIDVLATAEGLPSHADSVRRRIQQEE, from the coding sequence ATGCTGCGAATCATTACTCAGCAGGCAGACGTTAGAGCAGAACTGCAACGGATCTGCGATCGCACCCATGACGAACAGGTGCTTCACAAAGAAGCAACGGTGCGGGAAGTTTTGCAAGCAGTGAAGCGCCAAGGCGATAAAGCTGTATTGCATTACACAGCCGAATTTGACAAACAAACCCTGAAAGCAGAAGAACTCCGAGTTACAGGCTCGGAACTAGATGCAGCCTATCAGCAGGTGTCAAAGGAGTTGTTGGGCGCAGTTCGGCTAGCTTGCCGCCAAATTGAAGCGTTTCATCGTCAGCGAGTACCAAAAAGCTGGGTACACTTTGGCGACGATGAAGTAGTACTGGGCAAACGCTACACCCCTGTAGACCGAGCGGGGCTGTATGTACCTGGTGGTCGCGCCGCCTATCCTAGTACAGTGCTGATGAATGCAATTCCCGCTCATGTTGCTGCTGTACCTCATATAGTGATGGTGACACCACCAGGTCCAGGGGGTGTAATTAACCCAGCAGTCTTAGTAGCTGCCCAAGAAGCAGGAGTGCAAGAAATTTATCGCATTGGGGGCGCACAAGCGATCGCTGCTTTAGCCTATGGCACAGAAACAATTCCGAAAGTCAATGTGATTACTGGCCCTGGTAACATTTATGTCACCCTTGCGAAAAAACTTGTATATGGCACCGTCGGTATTGATTCTTTGGCAGGCCCCAGTGAAGTGCTGGTGATTGCCGATGAAAGCGCAAATGCGGTGCATGTAGCTGCTGACTTGCTAGCCCAAGCCGAACACGATCCAATGGCGGCAGCAATCTTGCTGACAACAGATGCGGCTTTGGCGAAAAACGTGCAAGTAGCCTTGGAAAGACAGCTAGTGGATCATCCACGGCGAATAGACACAGAAAAAGCGATCGCTCATTATGGGTTGATTGTCCTTGTGGAATCGCTCCAAGCAGCAGCAGAACTCTCAAATGAATTTGCCCCTGAACACCTGGAATTAGAAGTAAAAGACCCTTGGGCACTCCTACCAGAGATTCGCCACGCTGGGGCAATCTTTTTGGGTTACTCCACACCAGAAGCTGTAGGAGACTATTTGGCAGGGCCTAACCACACCTTGCCAACTTCTGGCGCTGCCCGCTATGCTTCGGCGTTAGGGGTAGAAACTTTCCTCAAACATTCCAGTATTATTCAATACTCCCAAACTGCGCTGCAAAATGTGGCTGGTGCTATTGATGTGCTAGCAACAGCAGAAGGTTTACCTTCTCATGCTGATTCAGTCCGCCGCCGAATTCAGCAAGAGGAGTGA
- a CDS encoding TatD family hydrolase, which produces MQLVDTHVHLNFDTFQPDLATVRSRWQEAGVVRLVHSCVHPGEFSTIQSIAHQFPEISFAVGLHPLDAEKWNSETAEKIKTLASSDSNVVAIGEMGLDFYKADNYEHQLLVFESQLAIASELNLPVIIHCRDAAVATREVLQKWRELKGERVRGVMHCWGGTPEETQWFLDLGFYISFSGTVTFKNAKAIQSSAAIVSSDRLLIETDCPFLAPVPKRGQRRNEPAYVLYVAEQVAKLRQETVEAIAHQTTKNACELFGLSI; this is translated from the coding sequence ATGCAACTAGTAGACACGCACGTTCATCTCAACTTTGATACTTTTCAGCCGGATTTAGCAACAGTGCGATCGCGGTGGCAAGAAGCAGGAGTAGTGCGTTTAGTACATTCTTGTGTTCACCCAGGTGAGTTTTCCACCATTCAATCCATAGCACACCAGTTTCCTGAAATCAGCTTTGCGGTGGGATTGCACCCTCTAGATGCTGAGAAATGGAATAGCGAAACAGCCGAGAAAATCAAAACTTTAGCGAGTTCTGACTCGAATGTAGTAGCAATTGGGGAAATGGGGCTGGATTTTTACAAAGCTGATAACTATGAGCATCAGCTTTTGGTATTTGAGTCACAGTTAGCGATCGCATCTGAACTCAACTTACCAGTGATTATCCACTGCCGCGATGCTGCTGTGGCAACCAGAGAAGTTTTGCAAAAATGGCGGGAACTTAAGGGAGAAAGAGTGCGGGGTGTTATGCATTGCTGGGGAGGAACGCCAGAAGAAACCCAATGGTTTCTTGATTTAGGCTTCTACATCAGCTTTAGTGGGACGGTAACGTTCAAAAATGCCAAAGCAATCCAATCATCAGCTGCGATTGTGAGTAGCGATCGCCTACTGATTGAAACAGACTGCCCATTTCTCGCCCCAGTTCCTAAACGCGGACAGAGGCGTAACGAGCCTGCCTACGTACTTTATGTAGCCGAGCAAGTAGCTAAACTGCGTCAAGAAACGGTAGAAGCGATCGCCCATCAAACCACCAAAAATGCCTGTGAATTGTTTGGTCTGTCAATCTAA
- a CDS encoding DNA-directed RNA polymerase subunit gamma — protein sequence MRPAQTNQFDYVKIGLASPERIRQWGERTLPNGQVVGEVTKPETINYRTLKPEMDGLFCERIFGPAKDWECHCGKYKRVRHRGIVCERCGVEVTESRVRRHRMGYIKLAAPVAHVWYLKGIPSYISILLDMPLRDVEQIVYFNSYVVLSPGNAETLTYKQLLSEDQWLEIEDQIYSEDSVLQGVEVGIGAEALLRLLADINLEQEAESLREEIGNAKGQKRAKLIKRLRVIDNFIATGSKPEWMVMAVIPVIPPDLRPMVQLDGGRFATSDLNDLYRRVINRNNRLARLQEILAPEIIVRNEKRMLQEAVDALIDNGRRGRTVVGANNRPLKSLSDIIEGKQGRFRQNLLGKRVDYSGRSVIVVGPKLKIHQCGLPREMAIELFQPFVINRLIRSGMVNNIKAAKKLISRNDPSVWDVLEEVIEGHPVMLNRAPTLHRLGIQSFEPILVEGRAIQLHPLVCPAFNADFDGDQMAVHVPLSLESQAEARLLMLASNNILSPATGKPIITPSQDMVLGAYYLTAENPGATKGAGNYFSSLEDVIMAFQQDQIDLHAYIYVRFDGEIESDQPDTEPVKVTENEDGTRTLLYKFRRVRQDAKGNVLSQYIYTTPGRVIYNNAIQEALAS from the coding sequence ATGAGACCTGCCCAAACTAATCAGTTTGACTACGTAAAAATCGGCTTGGCTTCCCCCGAACGCATTCGGCAGTGGGGCGAAAGAACATTGCCTAATGGTCAAGTAGTCGGTGAAGTTACCAAGCCAGAGACGATTAATTACCGAACTCTCAAGCCAGAAATGGATGGCTTGTTTTGTGAACGCATCTTTGGCCCCGCGAAAGATTGGGAATGCCATTGTGGTAAGTATAAAAGAGTTCGTCACAGAGGCATTGTCTGTGAGCGCTGTGGGGTAGAAGTCACCGAGTCACGGGTGCGCCGCCACCGTATGGGCTATATTAAACTCGCTGCACCAGTAGCTCACGTCTGGTATCTCAAAGGCATTCCTAGCTATATTTCCATCCTGTTGGATATGCCATTGCGGGATGTCGAGCAGATTGTCTATTTCAACTCTTATGTTGTCCTGAGTCCAGGTAATGCCGAAACTTTAACTTACAAACAGCTACTGAGTGAAGACCAGTGGTTGGAAATAGAAGACCAAATTTATAGCGAAGATTCTGTGCTGCAAGGCGTAGAGGTAGGTATTGGGGCTGAAGCGCTGTTGCGTTTGCTTGCCGATATCAATTTGGAACAAGAAGCGGAAAGCCTACGCGAAGAAATTGGCAACGCCAAGGGACAAAAGAGAGCCAAGCTAATTAAGCGACTGCGGGTAATTGACAACTTTATCGCTACTGGTTCTAAACCAGAGTGGATGGTAATGGCAGTTATTCCCGTTATTCCCCCCGACTTGCGCCCAATGGTGCAACTAGATGGCGGACGGTTTGCCACCAGCGATTTAAATGATTTGTATCGGCGGGTAATTAACCGCAACAATCGTTTGGCACGCTTGCAAGAAATTTTGGCACCAGAGATTATCGTGCGGAACGAAAAGCGGATGCTGCAAGAAGCAGTGGATGCTTTGATTGACAATGGTCGTCGGGGACGCACTGTGGTAGGGGCAAATAACCGACCCCTGAAATCTTTGTCCGACATTATTGAGGGTAAGCAAGGCCGTTTCCGACAAAACTTGTTAGGTAAACGGGTTGACTACTCTGGACGTTCGGTAATTGTAGTCGGGCCAAAGCTGAAAATTCACCAGTGCGGTTTGCCTAGAGAAATGGCAATTGAGCTATTTCAGCCATTTGTGATTAACCGCCTGATTCGTAGCGGCATGGTAAATAACATCAAAGCTGCGAAAAAGCTGATATCCCGCAACGATCCCAGTGTTTGGGATGTGCTGGAAGAGGTAATTGAAGGACACCCTGTAATGCTAAATCGGGCACCAACGTTGCACCGTTTGGGTATTCAGTCTTTTGAACCAATTTTAGTAGAAGGTAGAGCGATTCAACTTCATCCTCTGGTGTGTCCAGCCTTTAACGCCGACTTTGACGGCGACCAAATGGCGGTACACGTCCCTCTGTCATTAGAAAGTCAGGCTGAAGCGCGGTTGTTGATGTTGGCTTCTAACAATATTTTGTCACCAGCCACGGGTAAACCCATCATCACGCCTAGCCAAGATATGGTGTTGGGAGCCTATTATTTAACAGCAGAAAATCCCGGTGCGACAAAAGGGGCAGGAAATTACTTTTCTTCGCTAGAGGATGTAATTATGGCTTTTCAGCAAGATCAAATTGACTTGCACGCCTATATTTACGTAAGGTTTGACGGCGAAATAGAATCAGACCAACCGGATACAGAACCCGTGAAAGTGACGGAAAACGAGGATGGTACCCGCACATTACTCTATAAGTTCCGTCGAGTCAGACAAGACGCTAAGGGCAATGTACTTTCACAGTATATATACACAACTCCTGGCCGCGTTATTTACAACAATGCCATTCAGGAAGCACTAGCAAGTTAA
- the rpsT gene encoding 30S ribosomal protein S20, with amino-acid sequence MANTKSALKRAQIAERNRLRNKAYKSAVKTLMKKYSNAVAVYAANPTPELQEEAQARLSEAYGKIDKAVKRGVLHPNNGARKKSRLAHKLKPITQTAAE; translated from the coding sequence GTGGCGAATACAAAGTCTGCTCTCAAGCGTGCCCAAATCGCAGAACGTAACCGACTGCGTAACAAAGCTTACAAATCAGCAGTTAAGACGCTGATGAAGAAATACTCTAATGCTGTAGCTGTCTATGCAGCTAATCCTACCCCAGAATTACAAGAAGAAGCACAGGCTCGATTATCCGAAGCTTACGGCAAAATCGATAAAGCAGTCAAACGGGGTGTCCTTCACCCCAACAATGGGGCAAGGAAAAAGTCGAGATTGGCTCATAAACTAAAGCCCATCACTCAAACAGCAGCTGAATAG
- the hslO gene encoding Hsp33 family molecular chaperone HslO: MADQLIRATAAEGGIRAVGVITTRLTEEARQRHKLSYVATAALGRTMAAGLLMASSMKRSGSRVNVRVKGDGPLGGILVDAGLDGTVRGYVGNPSIELPPNAKGKLDVGGAVGGGYLYVVRDVGYGYPYSSTVELVSGEIGDDVAHYLVNSEQTPSALVLGVFVGAGGVTAAGGLLIQVLPKAARDEALVETLESRVAGLAGFTPLLQAGKNLTEIFSDLLGDMGLEIFSERQMLRFHCGCSFDRVLGALKILGEAELQDMIVKDNGAEATCDFCSNVYQASSDQLAQLIADLQAESTVSG; this comes from the coding sequence ATGGCGGATCAGTTAATTCGTGCAACAGCAGCCGAAGGTGGAATTCGTGCCGTAGGTGTGATCACCACACGTTTAACAGAAGAAGCACGGCAGCGACACAAGCTCTCCTATGTGGCAACGGCAGCACTGGGTCGCACTATGGCGGCGGGCTTGTTAATGGCTTCTAGTATGAAGCGAAGTGGATCAAGGGTCAATGTGCGGGTGAAAGGCGATGGTCCTTTAGGCGGCATATTGGTAGATGCTGGCTTAGATGGTACGGTACGCGGGTATGTGGGGAATCCATCTATAGAATTACCTCCTAATGCCAAAGGTAAGCTAGATGTTGGTGGTGCAGTGGGTGGTGGCTACCTCTACGTTGTGCGAGATGTCGGTTATGGTTATCCTTACTCTAGTACGGTAGAACTAGTTTCTGGTGAAATTGGCGATGATGTGGCTCATTATCTGGTGAATTCTGAACAAACACCTTCAGCTTTAGTTTTAGGTGTGTTTGTGGGAGCAGGGGGAGTAACTGCGGCTGGAGGATTACTAATACAAGTGTTACCCAAAGCTGCCAGAGATGAAGCCCTCGTAGAAACCTTAGAATCACGGGTCGCTGGTTTGGCAGGATTTACGCCATTGTTGCAAGCCGGAAAGAATTTGACTGAAATCTTTAGCGATCTTTTGGGCGATATGGGGCTGGAAATCTTTTCCGAACGGCAAATGCTGCGCTTCCACTGTGGTTGTTCTTTCGATCGCGTTTTGGGGGCACTGAAAATTTTAGGAGAAGCCGAACTGCAAGATATGATTGTTAAAGATAATGGTGCTGAAGCAACTTGCGACTTTTGCAGCAACGTTTACCAGGCAAGTAGCGATCAGTTAGCTCAACTAATTGCCGATTTGCAAGCTGAATCTACTGTTTCAGGATAA
- a CDS encoding universal stress protein: protein MLKNILIALDGSEMGERVIQSLDNLVLSKDAKVILCHVFPTPESEMEIPADRPQPESPTFSYFQLEKQLQSYQEKLSVPSELELVTGDPAEEIIRLANIYKANLIIIGSRGLIGMKRIVQRSVSSQVVEEANCSVLVVKPN from the coding sequence GTGCTAAAGAATATTTTGATAGCTCTGGACGGTTCGGAAATGGGAGAACGAGTAATTCAGAGTTTAGATAATTTGGTGTTATCAAAAGATGCCAAGGTTATTCTCTGTCATGTATTTCCTACACCAGAGTCTGAAATGGAAATACCTGCCGATCGTCCTCAGCCGGAGTCCCCAACCTTTTCTTATTTTCAACTGGAAAAACAGCTGCAATCCTATCAGGAAAAATTATCAGTCCCAAGTGAGTTAGAATTGGTAACTGGCGATCCTGCCGAAGAGATTATTCGTCTTGCCAATATTTACAAAGCTAACTTAATTATAATTGGTAGTCGGGGATTGATTGGGATGAAACGAATTGTCCAGCGTTCTGTTAGCAGTCAAGTTGTGGAAGAAGCTAATTGTTCGGTGTTGGTGGTAAAGCCGAATTAG
- the rpoB gene encoding DNA-directed RNA polymerase subunit beta: MTKETYMEPAFLLPDLIEIQRSSFRWFLEEGLIEELNSFSPITDYTGKLELHFLGHNYKLKEPKYSVEEAKRRDSTYAVQMYVPTRLINKETGEIKEQEVFIGDLPLMTDRGTFIINGAERVIVNQIVRSPGVYYKSEIDKNGRRTYSASLIPNRGAWLKFETDRNDLVWVRIDKTRKLSAQVLLKALGLSDNEIFDALRHPEYFQKTIEKEGQFSEEEALMELYRKLRPGEPPTVLGGQQLLDSRFFDPKRYDLGRVGRYKLNKKLRLSVPDTMRVLTAGDILAAVDYLINLEYDIGNIDDIDHLGNRRVRSVGELLQNQVRVGLNRLERIIRERMTVSDAEVLTPASLVNPKPLVAAIKEFFGSSQLSQFMDQTNPLAELTHKRRLSALGPGGLTRERAGFAVRDIHPSHYGRICPIETPEGPNAGLIGSLATHARVNLYGFLETPFRPVENGRVRFDLPPAYMTADEEDDLRVAPGDIPVDETGHIIGPLVPVRYRQEFSTTTPEQVDYVAVSPVQIVSVATSMIPFLEHDDANRALMGSNMQRQAVPLLKPERPLVGTGLEAQGARDSGMVIVSRTDGDVTYVDATEIRVRPKPNTPEIKYTLSKYQRSNQDTCLNQKPLVRIGERVVAGQVLADGSSTEGGELALGQNIVVAYMPWEGYNYEDAILISERLVQDDVYTSIHIEKYEIEARQTKLGPEEITREIPNVGEDALRQLDEQGIIRIGAWVEAGDILVGKVTPKGESDQPPEEKLLRAIFGEKARDVRDNSLRVPNGEKGRVVDVRLFTREQGDELPPGANMVVRVYVAQKRKIQVGDKMAGRHGNKGIISRILPAEDMPYLPDGSPVDIVLNPLGVPSRMNVGQVFECLLGWAGQTLGVRFKITPFDEMYGEESSRRIVHGKLQEARDETGKDWVYNPDNPGKIMVYDGRTGEPFDRAITIGVAYMLKLVHLVDDKIHARSTGPYSLVTQQPLGGKAQQGGQRFGEMEVWALEAFGAAYTLQELLTVKSDDMQGRNEALNAIVKGKAIPRPGTPESFKVLMRELQSLGLDIAVHKVETQADGSSLDVEVDLMADQSARRTPPRPTYESLSRESLEDDE; this comes from the coding sequence ATGACTAAAGAAACATACATGGAACCCGCCTTTCTGTTGCCCGACTTGATTGAAATCCAGCGATCGAGCTTTCGCTGGTTTTTGGAAGAAGGGCTGATAGAAGAACTTAACTCCTTTAGTCCTATTACAGATTATACGGGCAAATTAGAATTGCACTTTTTGGGTCATAACTACAAACTCAAGGAGCCAAAGTATAGCGTCGAAGAAGCCAAGCGGCGGGATAGTACTTATGCCGTCCAAATGTATGTTCCCACACGGTTGATTAATAAGGAAACCGGGGAAATCAAAGAGCAAGAGGTATTCATTGGTGACTTGCCTTTGATGACCGATCGCGGCACGTTTATTATTAACGGAGCCGAACGGGTAATTGTCAACCAAATCGTGCGATCGCCAGGCGTTTATTACAAATCAGAAATCGACAAAAACGGGCGACGTACTTATTCAGCTAGCTTAATTCCCAACCGGGGAGCATGGCTGAAATTTGAAACAGACCGTAACGATTTGGTGTGGGTACGTATCGACAAAACCCGCAAACTCTCAGCGCAGGTACTACTAAAAGCTTTAGGGTTATCAGACAACGAAATCTTTGATGCCTTACGCCACCCCGAATATTTCCAAAAAACCATCGAAAAAGAAGGGCAATTTTCTGAAGAAGAAGCCCTGATGGAGTTATATCGGAAACTGCGTCCTGGTGAACCACCTACGGTCCTAGGTGGACAACAACTGCTAGACTCTCGTTTCTTTGACCCGAAACGTTATGACCTTGGTCGCGTCGGACGGTACAAACTCAACAAGAAATTGCGCCTTTCAGTCCCAGACACCATGCGGGTGTTGACTGCTGGCGATATTTTGGCAGCCGTAGATTACCTAATTAACCTAGAATATGACATCGGTAATATCGATGACATTGACCACTTAGGCAACCGTCGGGTAAGAAGCGTCGGTGAATTACTGCAAAACCAAGTGCGGGTAGGCTTAAACCGTTTAGAGAGAATTATTCGGGAACGGATGACCGTATCCGATGCCGAAGTGCTAACTCCCGCTTCCTTGGTGAACCCCAAACCATTGGTAGCAGCAATTAAAGAATTCTTTGGTTCCAGCCAGTTAAGTCAGTTCATGGATCAAACCAATCCTCTCGCCGAACTGACCCACAAACGCCGTCTGAGCGCCCTTGGCCCTGGTGGTTTAACCCGCGAACGCGCTGGTTTTGCCGTGCGGGATATTCACCCTAGTCACTATGGGCGTATTTGCCCCATTGAGACACCAGAAGGTCCTAACGCCGGATTGATTGGCTCCTTAGCAACCCATGCGCGGGTTAACCTGTACGGCTTCCTCGAAACACCATTTAGACCTGTGGAAAATGGGCGAGTTAGATTTGATCTGCCTCCAGCCTACATGACAGCCGATGAAGAAGACGACCTGCGGGTTGCTCCGGGAGATATTCCTGTAGATGAAACCGGGCACATTATTGGGCCACTAGTGCCAGTCCGTTATCGTCAAGAATTTTCCACCACAACACCAGAACAGGTGGACTACGTAGCAGTATCTCCCGTACAGATTGTGTCGGTAGCAACCAGCATGATTCCCTTCTTGGAGCATGATGACGCTAACCGAGCGCTGATGGGATCGAACATGCAACGGCAAGCAGTACCCCTGCTAAAACCAGAACGTCCTCTGGTGGGTACTGGTTTGGAAGCACAAGGAGCAAGAGACTCCGGGATGGTAATTGTATCGCGTACCGATGGCGATGTTACTTATGTGGATGCCACGGAAATTCGCGTCCGTCCTAAACCTAATACCCCAGAAATTAAGTACACCCTTTCAAAGTACCAACGTTCCAACCAAGACACCTGTTTAAATCAGAAACCTCTCGTCCGCATTGGTGAACGGGTTGTTGCTGGTCAGGTATTGGCTGATGGCTCCTCCACCGAAGGCGGTGAATTGGCGCTAGGACAAAATATCGTCGTTGCCTATATGCCTTGGGAAGGCTACAACTACGAAGATGCGATTTTAATCTCTGAAAGACTGGTGCAGGATGATGTCTACACCTCAATTCACATTGAAAAATATGAAATTGAAGCTAGACAAACCAAACTAGGGCCAGAAGAAATTACCAGAGAAATTCCCAATGTCGGGGAAGATGCCTTGCGTCAGTTGGATGAACAAGGAATCATTCGTATAGGGGCATGGGTAGAAGCTGGAGATATCTTGGTGGGTAAGGTAACACCCAAAGGTGAATCTGACCAACCACCAGAAGAAAAACTATTGCGGGCGATCTTCGGTGAAAAAGCGCGGGATGTCCGGGATAATTCCCTACGAGTACCAAATGGTGAAAAAGGTCGTGTAGTTGATGTACGCTTGTTTACTCGTGAACAAGGCGATGAACTGCCACCAGGAGCCAATATGGTAGTCCGGGTGTACGTTGCCCAAAAACGCAAAATCCAAGTTGGCGACAAAATGGCAGGACGGCACGGTAATAAAGGGATTATTTCTCGGATATTACCGGCGGAAGATATGCCTTATTTGCCCGATGGTTCACCAGTGGACATTGTACTCAACCCCTTGGGTGTACCCAGCCGGATGAACGTCGGACAAGTATTTGAGTGCCTCTTGGGTTGGGCTGGTCAAACCTTGGGAGTGCGATTTAAGATTACTCCCTTTGATGAAATGTACGGGGAAGAGTCATCTCGCCGAATCGTGCATGGCAAATTGCAAGAAGCACGAGACGAAACAGGGAAAGACTGGGTATATAACCCAGATAACCCAGGCAAAATCATGGTGTATGACGGTCGTACAGGTGAACCCTTTGACCGAGCAATTACCATCGGTGTGGCTTACATGCTGAAGCTGGTGCATTTGGTGGATGATAAGATCCACGCCCGTTCCACAGGCCCATACTCACTCGTGACTCAGCAACCCTTGGGTGGTAAAGCACAACAAGGTGGTCAGAGATTTGGAGAAATGGAAGTGTGGGCATTGGAAGCCTTTGGTGCAGCTTACACTTTACAGGAATTGCTCACAGTTAAATCTGACGATATGCAAGGACGGAATGAAGCGTTAAATGCGATCGTTAAAGGTAAGGCAATTCCTCGGCCTGGAACTCCAGAATCATTTAAGGTGCTAATGCGCGAGTTGCAATCATTAGGGTTAGATATTGCTGTACACAAGGTAGAAACCCAAGCAGACGGCAGTTCCCTAGATGTGGAAGTCGATTTGATGGCAGACCAATCAGCCCGTCGCACACCTCCTCGACCAACTTATGAATCTCTTTCCCGCGAATCGCTGGAAGATGACGAATAA